A window from Salvia miltiorrhiza cultivar Shanhuang (shh) chromosome 2, IMPLAD_Smil_shh, whole genome shotgun sequence encodes these proteins:
- the LOC131009575 gene encoding uncharacterized protein LOC131009575, producing the protein MSVITHLENQIAATTNTLTKFMSTVESRFAELTPPPPPPPPVPPAPTPIPPSILAAHCQSPFSSPVLLVRKKDGTFRFCVDYRALNAVTVRDNFPIPTIDELLDDLGKVRVFTKLDLHAGYHQIRVHHKDIAKTAFQTSDGHFEFLLFVPFLHNFVVVFFDDILVYSPTVEAHFDHLHRVFTCMSHQEFVLKASKCVFGQPSVEYLGHIVSEGSVLADPEKIDAMKPWPTPRTVKQLRGFLGLTGYYRRFVRHYAGIAAPLTDLLKIDSFCWNSKAEVTFEKLKLALTTTPVLRLPDFNIEFVVESDASDVGIGAVLMQQEQPIAYFSRKLSARMQAASTYTKELHAIVESVHKWRQYLLGRFFIIRTDQKSIRELLQQTIQTPEQQKYVRKLLGFHFRIDYRSGSSNLAVDALSRRHDKQIEGAELESVLVQVYIAVSIPTTELLSQLRQENTRCPDLKELHQKFAEHQLSSDYDVVDGILTFRQRYYISESSSLKPRLLHEAHATPMADMVVRLHGFPTIIISDRDPVFISNFWQHLFKLSGTTLRSIRMSPFEALYGRKPQMIPPYSPGATSIQALDDLLQQRDILLNQLKEILRQSQFRMKQQADCHRRDVEFQIGDMVLVRLQPYRQTSVRGRQPPKIAQRYYRPFRVTERLGRVAYRLALPPESRIHPVFHVSKLKQFKESSSTPLCTLPEITLDSAPMPIPLAICGEREVITSAGPQQQVLVQWAGEPPECSTWESNERVQRSFPNFNLEDKVIFEGGENDTTTGSVPGEPNISNEGAAQSGEGPITDRRPVRNKKVLGRFQDFVM; encoded by the exons atgagtgttatcacccACCTGGAAAATCAGATAGCCGCCACAACTAACACCCTCACTAAATTCATGTCTACTGTTGAATCCCGCTTTGCAGAACTTACCCCAcccccgccgccgccacctcccgTACCACCAGCTCCTACACCAATTCCACCATCTATTCTCGCCGCCCACTG CCAATCCCCGTTTTCATCTCCGGTGTTGCTGGTTCGGAAGAAAGACGGGACGTTCCGCTTCTGCGTGGATTACAGAGCACTCAATGCTGTCACGGTAAGGGATAATTTCCCTATCCCCACCATTGATGAGCTCCTCGATGACCTCGGCAAGGTGAGAGTGTTTACTAAACTCGATCTACATGCTGGATACCATCAAATCCGTGTCCATCATAAGGACATCGCAAAGACGGCATTTCAAACATCTGACGGCCATTTTGAGTTCTTG TTGTTCGTGCCGTTTCTTCACAATTTTGTGGTGGTTTTCTTCGACGATATCCTCGTCTACAGTCCCACCGTGGAGGCACACTTCGACCATCTCCACCGTGTCTTTACTTGTATGAGCCACCAGGAGTTCGTGCTCAAAGCGTCAAAATGCGTTTTCGGGCAGCCGTCAGTGGAATATTTGGGCCACATCGTGTCGGAAGGTAGCGTCCTTGCTGACCCAGAGAAGATCGATGCCATGAAGCCATGGCCTACTCCGCGCACGGTGAAGCAACTCCGTGGGTTCTTGGGACTTACGGGCTACTACCGGAGGTTTGTCCGGCACTATGCAGGTATCGCCGCACCACTTACTGACTTGCTAAAAATTGATTCATTTTGCTGGAATTCTAAAGCAGAGGTTACTTTTGAAAAACTTAAATTGGCCTTGACAACCACTCCGGTATTGCGGTTGCCGGACTTCAACATTGAGTTTGTGGTGGAGTCGGATGCCTCCGATGTGGGAATTGGCGCTGTCTTGATGCAGCAAGAGCAGCCTATCGCCTATTTTAGTCGCAAGCTTAGCGCGCGAATGCAAGCGGCGTCTACTTACACTAAAGAACTACATGCCATTGTGGAATCGGTACACAAATGGCGGCAATATTTGTTGGGAAGGTTTTTCATCATACGAACAGACCAAAAGAGTATTCGTGAACTCCTTCAACAGACAATTCAGACACCAGAGCAACAGAAATATGTCCGAAAGTTACTTGGCTTCCATTTCCGCATTGACTATCGTTCGGGGTCCTCGAACTTGGCCGTGGATGCTCTCTCGCGGCGCCATGACAAGCAGATTGAGGGAGCAGAGCTTGAGAGTGTTCTAGTGCAAGTTTATATTGCTGTAAGCATCCCAACGACAGAGCTCTTGAGTCAGCTCCGACAAGAGAACACTAGGTGCCCTGACCTCAAAGAACTCCACCAGAAATTTGCTGAGCATCAGTTGAGTTCGGATTATGATGTGGTTGATGGAATCCTCACCTTCCGGCAGCGCTATTACATCAGCGAATCCTCCTCCCTCAAGCCCCGATTATTGCATGAAGCTCACGCCACCCCTATGGCAG ACATGGTGGTGCGTTTGCATGGATTTCCGACTATCATTATCTCTGATCGCGATCCGGTCTTCATCAGCAACTTCTGGCAGCATCTCTTTAAGCTTAGTGGCACCACGCTCCG CAGTATCCGCATGTCACCTTTTGAAGCTCTTTATGGTCGTAAACCGCAGATGATTCCTCCTTACTCCCCGGGCGCGACCTCCATTCAAGCTTTGGATGATCTTTTGCAGCAGAGGGATATCTTACTCAATCAGTTGAAGGAGATCCTCCGACAGTCTCAGTTCCGCATGAAGCAACAAGCAGACTGTCACCGACGTGATGTTGAGTTTCAGATAGGCGATATGGTATTGGTTCGGTTGCAACCTTATCGCCAAACTTCGGTTCGAGGCCGCCAACCCCCAAAGATTGCTCAACGCTACTATAGGCCCTTTCGTGTTACTGAGCGACTTGGTCGTGTTGCGTATCGCTTGGCCCTTCCACCGGAGAGCCGCATTCATCCCGTCTTCCACGTCTCTAAGTTGAAGCAGTTCAAGGAAAGTAGCTCTACCCCGCTGTGTACTCTGCCCGAGATAACACTCGACTCAGCACCAATGCCGATTCCACTCGCCATCTGCGGCGAAAGAGAAGTTATTACTTCCGCCGGACCACAGCAACAGGTGCTGGTTCAATGGGCTGGAGAACCACCAGAATGCTCAACTTGGGAATCAAATGAGAGGGTGCAACGTTCATTCCCAAACTTTaaccttgaggacaaggttATTTTTGAAGGTGGGGAGAATGATACAACTACTGGATCTGTACCGGGGGAGCCCAACATCTCAAACGAAGGAGCAGCCCAATCGGGAGAAGGCCCAATTACTGATCGACGGCCTGTTCGCAACAAGAAGGTCCTTGGGCGCTTTCAAGACTTTGTTATGTAG